The proteins below are encoded in one region of Reichenbachiella sp. 5M10:
- a CDS encoding WG repeat-containing protein, with protein MKYLLLLLGFWVTVVTAQDVDQLAPYIMPGPAYDYEGISPLDTFSLADDLLIPYLREGKFGFVNKDKEMLLDPQWEFATPIIDNRGTVTQQVSEYQQSVALIDRAGRTYSDFKYSELSRTAHPGHWLARMPNWKAGVIDSMGNVIIPVAFMWLNYIPESKAYLAQFTHGTDKGGKGFIDAQNNIVIDLVWDEIVYSEHFYKMKKDGKYALYNRHLEEVLPLVYDNMYTVQDGLLYVQQGDKKMIIDTLGHEVLDVSEYYYASYYNRNAVWTTVKKGESMYDKYRGMLDLQTGEVIVPHTYRFGSEFKNGLMVIQDTLGNHGLVNDKGEFVVVPEHKFLLCQDNLYFGRTKASTPTGWKWFIMDNQGSIIYASELDVNFAQIEENNFVLTIDQYDGKPNGLIEKWGKKIIFPPQFDEIHDRGLGNTGLIKVKVGEESYYVDVLGNRYRD; from the coding sequence ATGAAATACCTCCTGTTGTTACTTGGATTTTGGGTCACGGTTGTCACGGCGCAAGATGTCGATCAGCTCGCACCCTATATCATGCCTGGCCCTGCCTATGACTATGAGGGCATCAGTCCGTTGGACACCTTCTCGCTGGCGGATGATCTGCTGATTCCTTACCTGCGAGAGGGCAAGTTTGGCTTTGTCAACAAGGACAAGGAGATGCTACTGGATCCGCAGTGGGAGTTTGCGACTCCCATCATCGACAACCGCGGCACGGTCACCCAACAGGTGTCCGAGTACCAGCAATCGGTGGCACTGATAGACAGAGCGGGACGGACGTATTCGGATTTCAAATACAGCGAACTGAGCAGGACGGCTCACCCGGGGCACTGGCTGGCTCGGATGCCCAACTGGAAGGCAGGTGTCATCGACTCCATGGGCAATGTCATCATCCCGGTGGCTTTCATGTGGCTCAACTACATACCTGAGTCCAAGGCCTACTTGGCGCAATTCACACACGGTACAGACAAAGGCGGGAAGGGCTTCATCGATGCACAAAACAACATCGTGATTGACCTGGTGTGGGATGAGATCGTCTACTCCGAGCATTTTTACAAAATGAAGAAGGACGGCAAATACGCCCTCTACAACCGCCACCTAGAGGAAGTGCTCCCCCTCGTCTACGACAACATGTACACCGTGCAGGACGGTCTCCTGTACGTGCAGCAGGGCGACAAGAAAATGATCATCGACACCCTGGGTCATGAAGTGCTGGACGTCAGCGAGTACTACTACGCCTCCTACTACAACCGCAATGCGGTCTGGACAACCGTGAAAAAAGGGGAGTCGATGTATGATAAATACCGTGGTATGCTTGATCTTCAAACAGGAGAGGTTATTGTACCTCACACTTATCGGTTTGGTAGTGAGTTCAAAAATGGATTAATGGTTATTCAAGATACGCTAGGCAATCATGGATTGGTCAATGACAAAGGGGAGTTTGTGGTCGTGCCGGAGCATAAATTCCTACTATGTCAAGATAATCTGTACTTTGGTAGAACAAAAGCGAGTACCCCTACTGGATGGAAATGGTTTATTATGGATAATCAAGGTTCGATAATTTACGCTAGCGAACTTGACGTCAATTTTGCTCAAATTGAAGAAAATAATTTTGTTCTGACTATAGATCAATACGATGGGAAACCCAATGGGCTTATTGAGAAGTGGGGCAAAAAAATCATCTTCCCTCCTCAATTTGATGAGATCCATGATCGAGGGCTTGGCAACACCGGCCTCATCAAGGTCAAAGTCGGCGAGGAATCTTACTATGTGGATGTACTGGGTAATCGCTACCGGGATTAG
- the cas13b gene encoding type VI-B CRISPR-associated RNA-guided ribonuclease Cas13b, with the protein MKTKVLGNSPFEKPNYKKFKREEDKPFYATYLNTAKQNVFLILREISDKLELGFTTKDTGMLSTELWSKLKNNDQPEVSQKIIERLENQFTFLRQLALNHARDKAYSSEVDSYQNDYNGDSQDKINSNEAESSPEDYHDVLKLWIEQLNSYRNYYTHAKHKPVQLDPAVIDGMRDLFDADWKEFKDRFGFEDSVVGHLIRRGKNGELANFTYAFADRHGTTEKGFLYFVCLWLEKKDAQELLKKHEGFKRSSLSYEKATLERYTWFRTKIPKPKLVSDHSEAGLFMDMVNELKRCPQPLYNTLSEKDKDTFKQLDTADASHGQESEGDEDYTLTPVLKRHSNRFYYFALRYLDQSFEHLRFHVDLGNYCFHSYDQVIEDMPRKRRWIKRMTGFGKLTDFDEAHRPATWGEKLPDPLAQEKPDTYITKTTPHYHLDGTGEVKNIGIKWVDSYDRKKIWPNVSEPYTHGKSDRPHTEAPDFWLSLYELPAVAFYQMLHLQNKDRVHQSAETVIRDYQQNLKNFLTAVAQGRISPGYTLETLSAELDKSNLRISYIPKAVVKYLLNKKGKAYDEKANIRLQELQKENSRLLSKVNRQKPHYHKHTSNKDYVAMKAGYMADFLARDMIRLQQPIDQDQGKANGTEFQLLQAKLALFGKSKDTLHVTFKLCNLIDAANPHPFLHKIKLSKCHGILAFYTEYLHLRDGYLLQCLQEKKYNKYHFLKLNPVDTNIQTLIERQLDAVMNLPRGLFKQPILQAMTIINATKTLVQQLKELPSVNVAYMIQSYFEHVRHDGNQEFYTYKRNYELLDKLYDNKTGRSKTKARYFTGQELEQKTKEIKQKLAQKIDAAIRKKANATEEEKQRIRDNYQKAYKAFTHSEKQIRLHKSCDTVLFMMVDHMYRYGDFLLDRRKKKNEQPQLLELADSYKLRSIKPDTDQSFLSMLLPIAIPVFYPEKTSKHQRTIAREQLKVKNYGDFRSFLKDRRLYTLLPYISDEVVQFEAIQREFAAYHRSRESVFEKILSFEKTVIAQHNIQPNKYGYIEHKDILDEARIPEEQYHQMIDIRNALCHGTYPNPEKFKDQVDGSDFNALKHIGLNAPEASQKSIITQLEQIALRLYEKPKKN; encoded by the coding sequence ATGAAAACCAAAGTACTAGGCAATTCACCCTTCGAAAAACCCAACTACAAAAAATTCAAAAGAGAAGAAGACAAACCCTTCTACGCTACCTATCTCAATACTGCCAAGCAAAATGTATTTCTAATTCTTCGTGAGATTTCAGACAAGCTGGAGCTAGGATTCACAACGAAGGATACAGGAATGTTGAGTACTGAACTATGGTCAAAGCTCAAGAACAATGATCAACCAGAAGTCTCCCAAAAGATCATCGAACGCCTAGAAAATCAATTCACCTTCCTGAGGCAGTTGGCGTTGAACCATGCCAGAGACAAAGCCTATAGCAGTGAAGTAGATTCTTACCAGAATGACTATAATGGAGACTCGCAAGACAAAATCAATAGCAACGAAGCGGAATCTAGCCCTGAAGACTATCATGATGTTTTGAAGCTCTGGATAGAGCAATTAAACAGCTATAGAAACTACTATACACATGCTAAACATAAGCCCGTCCAACTAGATCCAGCTGTCATCGATGGTATGCGGGATCTCTTTGATGCCGACTGGAAAGAATTTAAAGATCGATTCGGTTTTGAAGACTCAGTAGTGGGTCATCTCATACGACGAGGAAAGAATGGTGAATTGGCCAATTTCACCTATGCCTTTGCGGACAGGCATGGCACTACAGAAAAAGGATTCTTGTACTTCGTATGTCTATGGCTGGAGAAAAAGGATGCTCAAGAACTACTCAAAAAACATGAAGGCTTCAAGCGAAGCTCACTGAGCTACGAAAAAGCTACACTCGAGCGATATACTTGGTTCAGAACGAAAATCCCGAAACCTAAACTAGTCAGCGACCATAGTGAAGCAGGCCTATTTATGGACATGGTCAACGAACTCAAAAGATGCCCGCAGCCTCTCTACAATACCCTGAGCGAAAAAGACAAAGACACTTTCAAACAGCTCGACACTGCCGATGCAAGCCATGGACAAGAAAGCGAAGGCGATGAAGACTATACACTCACGCCAGTGCTCAAAAGACATAGCAATCGATTTTACTATTTTGCTTTGCGCTATCTGGATCAGTCTTTTGAGCACCTTAGGTTCCATGTCGATCTAGGTAATTACTGTTTTCATAGCTACGATCAGGTAATAGAAGACATGCCACGCAAGCGAAGGTGGATCAAACGCATGACGGGTTTTGGCAAGCTTACCGATTTTGACGAAGCGCATAGACCTGCTACATGGGGAGAGAAACTACCCGACCCTCTAGCACAAGAAAAACCCGACACCTACATCACCAAAACTACCCCTCATTATCATCTTGACGGGACAGGTGAAGTAAAAAACATAGGCATCAAATGGGTAGATAGCTACGACCGAAAAAAAATCTGGCCTAATGTATCCGAACCCTACACACATGGCAAAAGTGACAGACCCCACACCGAAGCACCAGACTTTTGGCTCAGCCTATACGAACTACCTGCGGTAGCATTTTATCAAATGCTGCACCTCCAAAACAAAGACAGGGTACATCAGTCAGCCGAAACGGTGATTCGAGACTATCAGCAAAATCTCAAGAACTTCCTCACAGCAGTAGCTCAGGGTCGTATCTCGCCAGGCTATACCCTCGAAACCCTCTCTGCAGAACTTGACAAAAGCAACTTAAGAATCAGCTACATCCCCAAAGCAGTAGTCAAATACCTGCTCAACAAAAAAGGCAAAGCCTACGACGAAAAAGCCAACATACGCCTACAAGAGCTACAAAAAGAGAATAGCAGACTCCTTAGCAAAGTCAATCGGCAAAAACCCCACTACCATAAACATACCAGCAACAAAGACTATGTAGCGATGAAAGCGGGGTACATGGCCGACTTCCTGGCTCGTGACATGATTCGTCTCCAGCAGCCCATCGATCAGGATCAAGGCAAAGCCAACGGTACGGAGTTTCAGCTACTGCAAGCCAAACTGGCGCTATTTGGCAAATCCAAGGACACCCTGCACGTGACCTTCAAACTCTGCAACCTGATCGATGCTGCCAACCCTCACCCCTTCTTGCACAAAATCAAGCTCTCCAAATGCCATGGGATTTTAGCCTTCTATACGGAATACCTTCACCTCAGGGATGGCTACCTCCTACAGTGCCTCCAAGAAAAGAAATACAACAAATACCACTTTCTGAAACTAAACCCAGTGGATACCAATATCCAAACACTAATCGAACGGCAACTCGACGCGGTGATGAACCTCCCCAGAGGACTATTCAAGCAACCCATACTCCAGGCAATGACTATAATAAATGCTACAAAAACACTCGTCCAGCAACTAAAAGAACTACCGAGTGTCAATGTAGCTTACATGATCCAATCCTATTTTGAGCACGTGCGCCATGATGGCAATCAGGAGTTCTACACTTACAAACGCAACTACGAACTGCTGGACAAACTCTATGACAACAAGACAGGCAGGAGTAAAACAAAAGCCCGCTATTTTACCGGTCAAGAGCTAGAGCAGAAAACTAAGGAGATCAAACAGAAACTAGCACAAAAAATAGATGCAGCTATACGTAAGAAAGCGAATGCCACAGAAGAAGAGAAACAACGCATTCGTGACAACTACCAAAAGGCATACAAAGCATTCACCCACAGTGAAAAGCAAATCAGACTGCACAAGAGCTGCGACACTGTACTGTTCATGATGGTAGATCACATGTACAGATACGGGGATTTTCTATTGGATAGAAGAAAAAAGAAAAATGAGCAACCACAACTATTGGAACTAGCAGACAGCTACAAGCTCCGTAGTATTAAGCCAGACACAGACCAGAGCTTCCTTTCTATGCTTTTGCCCATTGCCATTCCCGTGTTTTATCCAGAAAAGACCAGTAAGCATCAAAGGACTATTGCTCGCGAACAGCTGAAAGTGAAAAACTATGGAGATTTCAGAAGCTTTTTGAAAGACCGAAGACTCTACACTCTACTGCCTTATATATCTGACGAAGTGGTACAGTTCGAGGCTATACAACGAGAATTTGCTGCCTATCATCGATCGAGAGAGAGCGTATTCGAAAAAATACTCTCATTCGAAAAAACAGTCATTGCCCAACACAATATTCAACCTAACAAATATGGATACATAGAACATAAAGACATCCTTGATGAAGCAAGAATACCCGAAGAGCAGTACCATCAAATGATTGACATCCGCAATGCACTATGTCATGGCACATACCCTAATCCAGAAAAATTCAAAGATCAGGTGGACGGCAGTGACTTCAATGCCCTCAAGCATATAGGACTAAACGCCCCTGAGGCAAGCCAAAAATCCATCATCACACAACTAGAACAGATAGCTCTTAGACTCTATGAAAAACCCAAAAAGAACTAA
- a CDS encoding RNA polymerase sigma factor produces MPSVAESKLIDELNHGEVRALNQLFDEHFAAMMRCAYALTKNKEVSEELTQDVFISLWNKRGSFQLDGAFRPYLIQAVRYRCYTHFKRSMHQEVVEIDHINTPTSHHTADMALHSTDLKDGIALALSALPDKTKAVFLMSREDELSNQEIAQLLGISLKTVEYHMGKALKTLKQNLTHMGFFTLWFAMLLPPLLT; encoded by the coding sequence ATGCCTAGCGTAGCTGAATCAAAACTCATCGACGAATTGAATCATGGAGAAGTGCGTGCCCTCAACCAGTTGTTTGACGAGCACTTTGCTGCCATGATGCGCTGTGCCTATGCCCTGACCAAAAACAAAGAAGTATCCGAAGAACTGACCCAAGATGTATTCATCTCCCTCTGGAACAAACGCGGCAGCTTCCAACTAGACGGAGCCTTCAGGCCCTACCTCATCCAGGCCGTACGCTACCGCTGCTACACCCATTTCAAGCGAAGCATGCACCAAGAGGTCGTCGAGATCGACCACATCAACACCCCGACATCCCACCACACAGCAGATATGGCACTACACTCCACCGATCTCAAGGACGGGATCGCGCTAGCGCTCTCAGCACTGCCCGACAAGACCAAAGCAGTGTTCTTGATGAGTCGAGAGGACGAACTCTCCAACCAAGAAATCGCTCAACTCCTAGGCATCTCCCTCAAAACCGTCGAATACCACATGGGCAAAGCCCTAAAAACCCTCAAACAAAACCTCACCCACATGGGATTCTTCACCCTATGGTTCGCCATGCTACTCCCCCCACTCCTCACCTAA
- a CDS encoding FecR family protein yields the protein MKPYTIDPMQDHHWQLIAKQLKGELTPSEQDEWQEWLDENETHQTQYEQAKTLWQEKNEDSHLSDAQFLQRIQSDPALAWQGIMSQIDTPQRQRTSYAWIYRVAAVVALALGLGWASLHYTTDLLSDQTRIQTSDGTDSTYLPDSTRVWLNKHSTITYGDFKGETREVTLDGEAFFEVTRDEHKPFIVTTNHAKIQVLGTSFNINSRGARTDESLTVASGKVAYSPLEEPQHRIELIQNEHAILNPHTGAPIKQKMDRNFLAWKSGILRFENDALSHVQDVLSHYYGMTIHIPDPVIRDKRLTATFKQMTVDESIQVICNLYGLQKTQQDNTITLTKK from the coding sequence ATGAAACCATACACTATTGACCCCATGCAGGATCATCATTGGCAACTGATCGCCAAGCAACTCAAAGGAGAACTCACGCCCTCAGAGCAAGACGAGTGGCAAGAATGGCTCGATGAAAACGAGACCCATCAGACCCAATACGAACAGGCCAAAACCCTGTGGCAAGAAAAGAATGAAGATAGCCACCTGAGCGATGCGCAGTTTCTACAGCGTATCCAGTCCGACCCGGCACTCGCCTGGCAGGGCATCATGTCTCAGATCGACACACCGCAGCGCCAGCGCACCAGCTATGCATGGATCTACCGAGTAGCTGCTGTAGTCGCACTAGCGCTGGGACTAGGATGGGCGTCCCTGCATTACACCACGGACCTCCTCTCCGACCAGACACGCATCCAGACTAGCGACGGCACAGACTCCACGTACCTCCCTGACAGCACCAGAGTCTGGCTCAACAAACACTCGACCATCACCTACGGGGATTTCAAGGGAGAGACCAGAGAGGTCACCCTTGACGGGGAAGCTTTCTTTGAGGTGACGCGCGACGAACACAAGCCCTTCATCGTGACAACCAACCACGCCAAAATCCAGGTACTGGGCACCTCGTTCAACATCAATTCGCGTGGTGCACGCACCGATGAGAGCCTCACGGTCGCCAGTGGCAAGGTCGCCTACTCTCCTCTAGAGGAGCCGCAGCACCGTATCGAACTCATCCAAAACGAGCACGCCATACTCAACCCCCACACAGGCGCTCCCATCAAACAAAAGATGGACCGCAATTTCCTAGCATGGAAATCAGGCATACTCCGCTTCGAAAACGACGCACTCAGCCATGTACAAGACGTGCTCAGCCACTACTACGGCATGACTATCCATATCCCGGACCCAGTCATCCGAGACAAACGATTGACGGCTACATTCAAACAGATGACTGTGGACGAGTCGATCCAAGTGATCTGCAACCTCTACGGGCTCCAAAAAACTCAACAAGACAACACCATCACACTAACCAAAAAATAA
- a CDS encoding TonB-dependent receptor — protein sequence MSQTEDTGQLTVSIERSHQTVGTVLQELIASTDMNIAYEENTLDMQRTVKLPPPGQRDITAIMDAVVLATGTDYQIVGKQILILKKNTSTSHSAKYTLSGQVSDAQTGEDLIGATVRIVGQSLGVVTNVYGFYSLTLPAGTYEVSCNFVGFKEQIVTVDLTSNTSQKFELSENNEVLEEVVVLANREEDINVTSTEMGADEVSIDVVKKLPALFGEVDIIKTIQLLPGVKVVGEGGSGFYVRGGNVDQNLVLLDEAPIYNASHLLGFFSAFNPESVKDMKLYKGAIPAQYGGRLSSVLDIRMKDGNSKQWTAAGGIGTMMTRLAVEGPVTSKGSIMIAGRRSYLDTFAKVANWAQGKEVNSEQQFYFYDLNAKANYRINDNNRLFASGYFGRDVIATEINSDMKINVDWGNSTATLRWNHLFGPRLFSNVTYYYSNYDYGLDFNEEVSRFLWDSNLQEHSLKLDFGAYLNPNNTLKFGLQTIQHAIAPGNIKTFEADGTVDSHDLQKNKSYESAAYVSNEQVLTPKIKLDYGLRVSNFQNIGPQEVYTLDQNYEVVDTVRHGSGSYNSYWNLEPRVAARYQINSSSSVKASYNRTSQYIQLASNGNFSSPFDIWFSSTEQIKPQLADQYSIGYFKNFKENTFEASVEVYYKDLQNSIDFKDHAELLFNENLEGELRVGEARAYGVELLIRKNVGKLTGWIGYTLSKVEKKIPTINDGNWYNAKFDKPNDLSIVAVYDITPHISLGGSFVYSTGGAVTFPTGRYYFGGAAVPVYSERNGERLPDYHRLDASVTMRSKKNDNRRFKSEWVFSVYNVYNRKNAFSISFQQEPDNPTGTYAEKSAIFGIIPSITYNVRF from the coding sequence ATGAGCCAAACAGAAGATACCGGCCAGTTGACCGTCTCCATCGAGCGCTCGCACCAGACCGTAGGCACCGTGCTCCAAGAGCTCATCGCTAGCACGGACATGAATATAGCCTACGAAGAAAACACCCTCGACATGCAACGCACCGTCAAACTACCTCCTCCGGGCCAAAGGGACATCACTGCCATAATGGATGCCGTCGTGCTGGCTACTGGCACAGACTATCAGATCGTCGGCAAGCAAATTCTCATTCTGAAAAAAAACACCTCAACCAGCCACTCAGCCAAATACACCCTCAGCGGACAAGTATCCGATGCACAAACGGGCGAAGACCTGATCGGAGCGACAGTACGCATCGTAGGACAATCTCTCGGCGTAGTGACCAATGTATACGGGTTCTACTCCCTGACTCTCCCCGCTGGCACCTATGAGGTCAGCTGCAACTTCGTCGGCTTCAAGGAGCAAATCGTCACCGTCGACCTCACCTCCAACACCTCCCAAAAATTTGAACTCAGCGAAAACAACGAGGTACTAGAAGAAGTCGTCGTATTGGCCAATCGAGAGGAGGACATCAACGTGACCTCTACCGAGATGGGTGCCGATGAGGTCAGCATCGATGTAGTCAAGAAACTCCCGGCTCTCTTCGGAGAAGTAGACATCATCAAGACCATCCAACTCCTGCCGGGTGTCAAGGTCGTAGGCGAAGGAGGCTCGGGCTTCTACGTCCGTGGAGGCAATGTCGATCAAAACCTCGTGCTACTTGATGAGGCCCCCATCTACAATGCCTCACACCTTTTGGGCTTCTTTTCGGCATTCAACCCTGAGTCGGTCAAGGACATGAAGCTCTACAAGGGTGCCATCCCTGCACAGTACGGTGGGCGCTTGTCCTCAGTGCTGGACATCCGCATGAAGGACGGCAACTCCAAACAGTGGACAGCTGCAGGAGGAATCGGCACCATGATGACACGCTTGGCAGTAGAAGGCCCCGTCACATCCAAAGGGTCCATCATGATAGCTGGGCGCAGATCCTATTTGGACACCTTCGCCAAGGTAGCCAACTGGGCACAAGGCAAAGAGGTCAATAGCGAGCAGCAGTTCTACTTCTATGACCTCAACGCCAAAGCCAACTACCGCATCAATGACAACAACAGGCTCTTCGCTTCGGGCTACTTCGGCAGAGACGTGATCGCTACCGAAATCAACAGCGACATGAAGATCAATGTAGATTGGGGCAACAGTACGGCTACTCTGAGATGGAACCACCTGTTCGGCCCGCGGTTGTTTTCCAATGTCACCTACTACTACAGCAACTACGACTATGGTCTCGATTTCAACGAAGAAGTCTCCCGGTTTTTGTGGGATTCCAACCTGCAAGAGCATAGCCTCAAACTGGACTTTGGAGCCTACCTCAATCCTAACAACACCCTGAAATTTGGCCTACAGACCATACAGCACGCCATCGCTCCAGGCAATATCAAAACCTTCGAAGCAGACGGCACAGTCGACTCGCACGACTTGCAAAAAAACAAATCCTATGAATCAGCAGCCTACGTGAGCAACGAACAAGTCTTGACTCCCAAAATCAAACTGGACTATGGACTCAGAGTCTCCAACTTTCAAAACATCGGGCCACAAGAAGTATACACCCTAGACCAAAACTATGAGGTCGTAGATACAGTACGGCATGGAAGTGGCTCCTACAACAGCTATTGGAACCTCGAACCTCGAGTAGCTGCTCGCTACCAAATCAACAGCTCGAGTTCGGTCAAAGCGAGCTACAACCGCACCTCTCAATACATCCAGCTGGCCTCCAACGGCAACTTCTCCTCCCCTTTCGACATTTGGTTTTCGAGTACAGAGCAGATCAAACCACAGCTAGCAGACCAGTACTCTATAGGGTACTTCAAAAACTTCAAGGAGAATACCTTCGAAGCATCGGTAGAGGTCTACTACAAAGACCTCCAAAACTCCATTGATTTCAAAGATCACGCAGAGTTGCTCTTCAACGAAAACCTGGAAGGCGAACTCAGAGTCGGTGAAGCCAGAGCGTATGGGGTAGAATTATTGATTCGAAAAAACGTAGGCAAACTCACCGGATGGATAGGCTACACCCTATCCAAGGTAGAGAAGAAAATACCTACCATCAATGATGGCAACTGGTACAATGCCAAGTTTGACAAACCCAACGATCTCTCCATCGTAGCAGTATATGACATCACTCCGCATATATCCCTCGGGGGTAGCTTCGTATACTCTACGGGCGGGGCGGTCACCTTCCCGACCGGGCGATACTACTTTGGCGGAGCTGCCGTACCGGTGTATTCCGAACGAAACGGCGAACGACTGCCGGATTACCATAGGTTGGATGCATCTGTGACCATGCGCAGCAAAAAGAACGACAACCGAAGGTTCAAATCCGAGTGGGTATTTAGTGTCTACAACGTCTACAACCGAAAGAATGCCTTCAGCATCAGTTTCCAACAGGAACCCGACAACCCCACCGGCACTTACGCCGAGAAGAGTGCCATCTTCGGCATCATCCCATCCATCACCTACAACGTCAGATTCTAA
- a CDS encoding DUF4249 domain-containing protein: MRNTTNTIIALILAWTMTSCYYDRIDLDLNTEDPKLAVEAWITDLDEPQYIELSRTVNYLGEQDIDHVTEAIVTLNDEVEDIALVQQEEGKYYLPDDWQPRLGNLYTLTILLDGETYSASETMRVCPEIENPYSELEDFETLFDDQSYDEDTYKITFSFQDSLGLGDGYYLIDYLKGSLSGDSIINGAVTNDRFFDGEYQLDVSVTSSERPFFLDDEAVVELHAIGKEATLYISDLNSEAFGGADPFAGPPANLRTNISNGAVGYFIIGGAHRTIVPVEEPEESATP; this comes from the coding sequence ATGAGAAACACAACAAATACCATCATCGCTCTGATCCTAGCTTGGACCATGACGTCATGCTACTACGACAGGATCGACCTTGATCTCAATACCGAAGATCCCAAACTGGCCGTCGAGGCGTGGATCACAGATCTCGACGAACCACAGTACATCGAGCTGAGCCGAACAGTCAACTACCTCGGTGAGCAAGACATAGATCATGTCACAGAAGCTATCGTCACGCTCAACGACGAAGTGGAAGATATCGCACTCGTCCAGCAAGAAGAAGGCAAATACTACCTGCCGGATGACTGGCAGCCTAGACTCGGCAATCTCTACACCCTCACCATCCTCCTGGACGGAGAGACATACAGCGCCAGCGAAACCATGCGCGTCTGTCCAGAGATAGAAAATCCATACTCCGAACTGGAAGATTTCGAGACGCTATTTGACGACCAGAGTTATGACGAAGACACATACAAAATCACATTTAGTTTCCAAGACTCACTCGGATTGGGAGATGGATACTATCTCATTGACTACCTAAAGGGATCCCTCTCAGGCGACAGCATCATCAATGGCGCAGTAACAAACGATCGCTTTTTTGATGGAGAGTATCAATTGGACGTCAGTGTGACCTCATCCGAGCGACCGTTTTTTCTCGATGACGAAGCGGTAGTAGAACTGCATGCTATTGGCAAGGAAGCTACCTTATACATCTCAGATCTAAACAGTGAGGCATTTGGTGGTGCGGACCCATTCGCGGGACCTCCTGCCAACCTACGTACCAACATCAGCAACGGGGCAGTAGGCTACTTCATCATCGGAGGAGCTCACAGGACAATTGTCCCCGTAGAAGAACCTGAAGAAAGTGCCACACCCTAA
- a CDS encoding mechanosensitive ion channel family protein, translated as MKVEEIISQLYEKAIDYGPKLVGAIVVLLIGSWVIKMLMSGVTSVMKKRNLDPSLTTFVLSLISILLRAVLIISVLGMIGIEMTSFVALLGAAGVAVGLALSGTLQNFAGGVMILLFKPYKVGDFIDAQGYMGTVSAIQIFNTILKTPDNKTIIIPNGGLATGSMTNFSTEPRRRIDFTFGIGYGDSVDKGREVLLGLANADERILKEEGIAPEVMVDSLGDSSVNLKLRIWLESVDYWDVLFAMNENVYNAFNKEGLNIPFPQMDVHVHNK; from the coding sequence ATGAAGGTAGAAGAAATAATCTCCCAGTTGTACGAAAAGGCGATTGATTATGGTCCGAAGTTGGTAGGAGCCATCGTCGTGCTATTGATCGGTTCGTGGGTGATCAAAATGCTCATGTCGGGGGTGACCTCTGTGATGAAAAAGCGCAATTTGGACCCGTCTTTGACGACTTTTGTACTCAGTTTGATTTCTATTTTGCTGCGTGCGGTTCTGATCATCAGTGTGCTAGGGATGATAGGTATCGAGATGACCTCTTTTGTGGCCTTGCTAGGGGCTGCGGGTGTGGCTGTGGGTTTGGCTCTGTCAGGTACACTCCAAAATTTCGCGGGTGGTGTCATGATTCTGTTGTTCAAACCCTACAAAGTCGGAGATTTCATCGATGCACAGGGGTACATGGGGACAGTCTCTGCGATACAGATATTCAATACGATACTCAAGACTCCGGACAACAAGACCATCATCATCCCCAACGGTGGATTGGCGACTGGATCGATGACCAATTTCTCTACCGAGCCGCGTCGTAGAATTGACTTTACATTTGGGATCGGCTATGGTGATAGCGTGGACAAGGGACGTGAGGTGCTCTTAGGCCTGGCCAATGCAGACGAACGCATCCTCAAAGAGGAAGGAATCGCTCCGGAAGTGATGGTAGATTCGCTGGGTGATAGCTCGGTCAATCTGAAGCTGCGTATCTGGCTAGAGTCAGTAGACTACTGGGATGTGCTCTTCGCGATGAACGAAAATGTATACAATGCCTTCAACAAAGAAGGACTCAATATTCCATTCCCACAAATGGATGTGCATGTGCATAATAAGTAA